A DNA window from Theobroma cacao cultivar B97-61/B2 chromosome 5, Criollo_cocoa_genome_V2, whole genome shotgun sequence contains the following coding sequences:
- the LOC18599236 gene encoding pentatricopeptide repeat-containing protein At5g06540, translating into MNISSNSSSSSKVLNTLRLKNPKLLLLESCKNLSQLKIIHGHMIRTHIIFDIFAASRLISLCTDPSFGTALLDYAFKVFSQIETPNLFIYNALIKGFSACQNPHQSFHFYTQLLRANILPDNLSFPFLVRACAQLESLDMGIQAHGQIIKHGFQSNVYVQNSLVHMYSTCGDIKSANAIFQRMTCLNVVSWTSMIAGFNKVGDVAMARKLFDTMPEKNLVTWSIMISGYAKNSYFEKAVELFQVLQEEGVKANETVMVSVISSCAHLGAIELGEKAHEYIFRNNLSLNVILGTALVDMYARCGSIEKAIGVFEELPERDVLSWTTLIAGLAMHGYAERALWVFSEMVKSGLRPRDISFTAVLSACSHGGLVGKGLELFESMKRDFGIEPRLEHYGCVVDLLGRAGKLAEAEKFVLEMPVKPNAPIWGALLGACRIHRNAEIAERVGKILIPLLPEHSGYYVLLSNIYARTNRWENVESMRQMMKEKGVKKPPGYSLIEVDGKVHNFTMGDKSHPEIDMIERTWEEILKKIRLAGYSGNTSDALFDIDEEEKESALHRHSEKLAIAFGIMRTKAPMPIRIVKNLRVCEDCHTATKLISKVFERELIVRDRNRFHYFRHGTCSCMDYW; encoded by the coding sequence ATGAATATTAGCAGCAATAGCAGTAGCAGCAGCAAGGTGTTAAACACATTAAGGCTAAAGAACCCAAAACTTCTGTTACTAGAATCCTGCAAGAACTTGTCTCAGCTGAAAATCATCCATGGTCATATGATAAGAACCCATATCATTTTTGACATCTTCGCTGCCAGTCGTCTTATTTCCCTATGCACTGACCCTTCATTTGGAACAGCCTTATTAGATTACGCTTTCAAGGTCTTTTCCCAAATTGAAACCCCCAATCTGTTCATCTACAACGCCTTGATTAAAGGGTTTTCAGCTTGTCAAAACCCACATCAGTCTTTCCATTTTTACACCCAATTATTACGTGCAAACATTCTTCCTGATAATCTCAGCTTCCCATTTTTAGTCAGGGCATGTGCTCAGTTAGAGTCTCTTGATATGGGAATTCAAGCCCACGGACAAATAATAAAGCATGGCTTCCAAAGCAATGTTTATGTACAGAATTCTTTAGTTCACATGTATTCTACATGTGGGGATATAAAGTCAGCAAATGCAATTTTTCAACGAATGACTTGTTTAAATGTGGTTTCTTGGACTTCAATGATAGCTGGATTTAATAAAGTTGGGGATGTCGCGATGGCGCGTAAGTTGTTTGATACAATGCCGGAGAAGAACTTGGTTACTTGGAGTATAATGATTAGTGGATATGCCAAGAACAGTTATTTTGAGAAGGCTGTTGAATTGTTTCAGGTTCTTCAGGAAGAAGGGGTTAAAGCTAATGAGACGGTTATGGTTAGTGTGATTTCTTCTTGTGCTCATTTAGGTGCTATTGAATTAGGTGAAAAAGCTCATGAGTACATTTTTAGGAACAATTTGAGTTTGAATGTGATTCTTGGGACAGCTTTAGTAGATATGTATGCAAGATGTGGGAGTATTGAAAAAGCTATTGGGGTTTTCGAGGAACTACCAGAAAGAGATGTTCTTAGCTGGACAACTCTTATTGCTGGATTGGCAATGCATGGTTATGCAGAGAGGGCACTCTGGGTCTTTTCAGAGATGGTTAAGTCAGGGTTAAGGCCAAGAGACATTTCGTTTACAGCTGTGTTATCTGCTTGTAGTCATGGGGGATTGGTAGGAAAAGGTCTAGAGTTGTTCGAGAGCATGAAAAGAGATTTTGGTATTGAGCCTAGGTTGGAACATTATGGTTGTGTGGTTGATTTGCTAGGTCGAGCAGGGAAGTTAGCAGAAGCTGAGAAGTTTGTGCTTGAAATGCCTGTAAAGCCTAATGCTCCCATTTGGGGGGCACTTCTTGGAGCTTGCCGTATTCATAGAAATGCTGAAATTGCTGAAAGAGTGGGAAAGATCCTGATCCCTCTGCTGCCAGAACATAGTGGCTATTATGTGCTGCTCTCAAACATTTATGCACGCACAAACAGGTGGGAAAATGTTGAAAGTATGAGACAgatgatgaaggaaaaaggagTCAAAAAACCACCCGGTTACAGTTTGATCGAGGTAGACGGGAAAGTCCATAACTTTACAATGGGAGACAAATCGCACCCTGAAATAGACATGATAGAAAGAACATGGGAAGAGATTCTTAAGAAGATAAGACTGGCAGGTTATAGTGGGAATACATCCGATGCATTGTTTGACATtgatgaggaagaaaaagaaagtgctCTTCACAGACACAGTGAAAAGCTCGCTATTGCTTTTGGGATTATGAGAACAAAGGCTCCGATGCCAATCCGAATAGTGAAGAACTTGCGGGTATGTGAGGATTGTCACACAGCTACCAAGCTGATTTCCAAGGTTTTTGAGCGTGAGTTGATTGTGAGAGACAGGAACCGGTTCCATTATTTTAGACACGGTACTTGTTCTTGTATGGATTACTGGTGA